In one window of Metasolibacillus fluoroglycofenilyticus DNA:
- a CDS encoding carbon-phosphorus lyase complex subunit PhnI has protein sequence MAYVAVRGGAEAIEASLEHLQYERVKDGAFVAVETLQATMRGFLDQVMSESSLYSEQLAALAMKQSEGNVEEAIFLLRAHRSTLPRLYYSTTTDARSMFVLRRISASFKDIPGGQILGASHDYLHRLLNFDLLQETVEDVAAQKAEFEAIEVPDNSVLQLEKLPKVMDYLRQEGLIREFPENDAEPSDITKESIAFPTNRSQRLQTLTRGQTGTVTSLGYAGLRGYGASHPTVGEVRVGWQSIHVALDDGDDPYYIGAIKLTEVESFIPVNVNGEDKQVVEFDVGYGACFGQNETKAIAMSIVDHALEVGGDTAIHDEEFVLLHIDTIESTGFISHLKMPHYVTFQSKLEQMRAIKREGKML, from the coding sequence ATGGCATATGTAGCGGTACGTGGTGGTGCTGAGGCGATTGAGGCATCATTAGAGCATTTACAGTATGAGCGAGTTAAAGATGGGGCCTTTGTGGCTGTTGAAACATTACAGGCGACAATGCGGGGTTTTTTAGACCAAGTGATGTCAGAGAGTAGTCTATACAGTGAGCAGTTAGCGGCGCTTGCGATGAAGCAAAGCGAGGGCAATGTGGAGGAGGCAATTTTTTTACTACGTGCCCATCGTTCGACATTGCCGAGATTGTATTATTCAACGACTACAGATGCGCGAAGCATGTTTGTTTTACGTCGCATTTCAGCTAGCTTTAAAGATATTCCAGGTGGTCAAATTTTAGGTGCATCTCATGATTATTTACACCGCTTACTGAATTTCGATTTATTGCAGGAAACAGTAGAAGATGTAGCAGCACAAAAGGCTGAATTTGAAGCGATTGAAGTGCCAGACAATAGTGTTTTACAGTTGGAAAAATTACCAAAAGTGATGGATTATTTGCGTCAGGAAGGGTTAATCCGAGAGTTTCCTGAAAATGATGCTGAGCCAAGTGATATTACAAAGGAGAGCATAGCTTTCCCGACAAATCGCTCCCAGCGTTTACAAACATTAACGCGTGGGCAAACAGGCACTGTTACATCGCTTGGCTATGCAGGCTTGCGCGGCTATGGTGCATCACATCCAACAGTTGGGGAAGTAAGAGTTGGGTGGCAGTCAATTCACGTTGCGTTAGATGATGGGGACGACCCGTATTATATTGGAGCAATTAAGCTAACAGAGGTAGAATCATTTATTCCAGTGAATGTCAATGGAGAAGATAAGCAAGTAGTGGAATTTGATGTGGGCTACGGTGCATGCTTCGGTCAAAATGAAACGAAGGCAATTGCCATGTCTATCGTTGACCATGCATTAGAGGTCGGGGGAGATACAGCGATTCATGATGAGGAATTTGTGTTACTGCATATAGATACGATTGAGTCGACAGGTTTTATTTCGCATTTAAAAATGCCTCATTATGTCACATTCCAATCGAAGCTTGAGCAAATGAGGGCGATTAAAAGGGAGGGCAAAATGCTATGA
- the phnH gene encoding phosphonate C-P lyase system protein PhnH: protein MEAVHFTQRAFRILLNCFARPGTAGKLESSHTVNNLYGETVTVCRSLLDGEVSFQTANEHREINQSLRALTGGQIEPLEQADFIIIPHDAERQQLLKAVELAKVGNLIDPQKSATIIMELDEATTTIVAQLTGPGIATVENVELAVCKEFLALRASKNKEFPLGIDCIFIERSGRVIALPRTTTISEVTN, encoded by the coding sequence ATGGAAGCCGTACATTTTACACAACGTGCATTTCGTATATTGCTAAATTGTTTTGCAAGACCTGGTACAGCAGGAAAGTTGGAAAGCAGTCATACAGTGAATAACCTATATGGAGAAACGGTGACAGTCTGTAGGTCATTGCTAGACGGTGAAGTAAGCTTTCAAACAGCTAATGAGCATCGAGAAATTAATCAATCATTACGGGCATTGACAGGTGGGCAAATTGAGCCTTTAGAGCAGGCTGACTTCATTATTATTCCTCATGATGCGGAGCGACAGCAGCTATTAAAGGCGGTTGAGTTAGCCAAAGTCGGTAATTTAATTGACCCTCAAAAATCTGCGACGATTATTATGGAGCTAGATGAGGCGACAACAACGATTGTAGCACAGCTAACAGGTCCAGGTATTGCTACAGTAGAAAATGTTGAACTTGCTGTATGTAAGGAATTTTTAGCATTACGTGCAAGTAAAAACAAAGAATTTCCGCTCGGTATTGACTGTATTTTTATTGAGCGTAGCGGACGGGTTATTGCTCTCCCTCGCACAACGACTATCAGTGAGGTGACGAATTAA
- the phnG gene encoding phosphonate C-P lyase system protein PhnG — MMKRAERTKLLIEVGRELALQLAANICEQYEVQEISPPKEGLIMVKMRETAQKSLFYIGEVLVTETKVRIGNAYGVGLVRESEPELSKALAIIDAAYSAQLPETLIWASHFEVLAEQLHTKQQKIKQSIERTKVNFDTMAT; from the coding sequence ATGATGAAAAGAGCTGAACGAACAAAGTTGTTAATTGAAGTAGGAAGAGAGCTTGCATTACAACTAGCAGCTAATATTTGCGAGCAATATGAGGTGCAGGAAATTAGCCCACCAAAAGAAGGACTTATTATGGTCAAAATGCGTGAAACAGCGCAAAAATCATTGTTTTATATAGGGGAAGTATTGGTTACCGAAACGAAGGTGAGGATTGGGAATGCTTATGGCGTTGGCTTAGTGAGGGAATCTGAGCCAGAATTGTCAAAGGCATTGGCAATTATAGATGCAGCTTATAGTGCGCAGCTACCAGAAACGCTTATATGGGCGTCGCATTTTGAGGTGTTAGCTGAGCAACTTCACACGAAGCAGCAGAAAATTAAACAATCCATCGAGCGAACAAAAGTCAATTTCGATACGATGGCTACTTAA
- a CDS encoding GntR family transcriptional regulator gives MDQEELRVKDYLLQGILNGTFSLDDKMPSELALVEQFKVPRIKIRNVYQFIEKMGYIYSKQGVGRFLKHQRKTLEVVMTGDVSFSEKMRKQTGNYKSIVTKLERVPASHAIYSKPQIVPEHTIYLVERLRFIDGEPAALHRSYVIANNFPQIKQANNRLTSMYSFYKSNGINQFHSSFSNLLVSFPNELERALLGCEVLVPLVKVESDNWDKEQNQLLEYTEIIYRTDRFSFQL, from the coding sequence GTGGATCAAGAAGAGTTACGGGTGAAGGATTATTTGCTACAAGGCATTTTGAACGGTACATTTTCATTGGATGATAAAATGCCAAGCGAGCTAGCGTTAGTAGAGCAATTTAAAGTACCAAGAATTAAAATTCGCAATGTCTATCAGTTCATTGAAAAAATGGGCTATATTTATTCGAAGCAAGGTGTGGGACGCTTTTTAAAGCATCAACGAAAAACGCTAGAGGTTGTCATGACAGGCGATGTGAGCTTTAGTGAAAAAATGCGGAAGCAGACAGGCAATTATAAATCAATCGTAACAAAATTAGAGCGTGTACCAGCTAGCCATGCAATTTATAGTAAGCCTCAAATTGTACCTGAGCATACAATTTATTTAGTGGAGCGTTTGCGCTTTATTGACGGTGAACCTGCGGCACTTCATCGGTCCTATGTTATTGCTAATAATTTCCCACAAATTAAGCAGGCAAATAATCGATTAACGTCGATGTATAGTTTTTATAAAAGTAATGGTATTAATCAATTCCATAGCAGCTTTTCTAATTTATTAGTATCATTTCCAAATGAACTGGAGCGTGCCTTGCTTGGCTGTGAGGTGCTCGTACCACTTGTAAAGGTTGAATCAGACAATTGGGATAAGGAGCAAAATCAATTATTGGAGTACACAGAAATAATTTATCGTACAGACCGTTTTTCTTTCCAACTATGA
- a CDS encoding MFS transporter: MENWKRNITLFLTSQTISLFGSALVQYAIMWHVTLTTQSGMMMTIFIICGFVPTFLLSPFAGVWADRYNRKWLIAIADGVIALSTLVLAIVFLMGYEEMWLLFVIAAIRSFGAGVQTPAVGAILPQIVPEEKLTKVNGINGSIQAGIMFIAPMVSAALLSFATLEIIFFIDVVTAALAIFTLLFFLKIAAHEKAMGEQVGYIEDFKQGLRYIREHTFLKSFFLFFALLFFLIAPMAFLTPLQVARSFGDDVWRLTVIELTFSIGMMVGGSVIAIWGGFKNRVHTMIFAGVIMAVCTISLGLVPNFLLYSVLMLICGVAMPIFNTPSTVLLQEKVEGNYLGRIFGIFGMISSSMMPIGMLVFGPLADVIEIEWILIVTGILMIALLLLLAKNRTLITAGVNEVKEQSGINR, encoded by the coding sequence ATGGAAAATTGGAAACGGAATATTACGCTTTTTTTAACGAGCCAAACGATATCATTGTTCGGCTCGGCACTTGTGCAATATGCGATTATGTGGCATGTGACACTAACGACACAATCAGGCATGATGATGACAATCTTTATTATATGTGGTTTTGTCCCAACATTTTTACTTTCACCTTTTGCAGGAGTATGGGCAGACCGCTATAATCGCAAGTGGTTAATTGCGATAGCTGATGGTGTAATTGCACTTTCCACATTAGTATTGGCAATCGTCTTTTTAATGGGCTATGAAGAAATGTGGCTGTTATTTGTTATTGCAGCAATTCGTTCATTTGGGGCAGGGGTACAGACACCTGCTGTTGGAGCCATTTTGCCACAAATTGTTCCAGAGGAAAAGCTAACGAAGGTAAATGGTATTAATGGTAGTATTCAAGCGGGGATTATGTTTATTGCGCCGATGGTGAGCGCAGCATTGCTTAGCTTTGCAACGTTGGAAATTATATTCTTTATCGATGTTGTAACTGCTGCACTAGCAATTTTCACATTATTATTCTTCTTGAAAATAGCAGCTCATGAAAAGGCGATGGGAGAGCAAGTTGGCTATATAGAAGATTTTAAGCAAGGTTTGCGCTATATCCGAGAGCATACATTTTTAAAATCATTCTTTTTATTTTTTGCGCTGTTATTCTTTTTAATTGCACCTATGGCTTTTTTAACACCATTACAAGTGGCACGCTCCTTTGGGGATGATGTATGGCGATTAACGGTGATTGAGCTTACTTTTTCAATAGGTATGATGGTAGGAGGAAGCGTTATTGCAATATGGGGTGGCTTCAAAAATCGAGTACATACAATGATATTTGCTGGTGTTATTATGGCTGTATGTACAATTAGCTTGGGGCTTGTACCAAACTTCTTGCTTTATTCAGTACTGATGCTAATTTGTGGTGTGGCGATGCCGATTTTCAACACACCTTCAACCGTGTTGCTACAGGAAAAGGTGGAAGGCAATTATTTAGGACGCATTTTCGGTATCTTCGGTATGATTTCTTCATCAATGATGCCGATTGGTATGCTTGTATTTGGTCCATTAGCAGACGTGATTGAAATCGAATGGATTTTAATTGTGACAGGTATTTTGATGATAGCATTACTGTTGCTATTAGCTAAAAACCGAACGCTCATAACGGCTGGTGTGAATGAAGTAAAAGAGCAGAGCGGGATAAACAGATAA
- a CDS encoding MMPL family transporter → MKHNPLQRFGEIVGGKKGRWALLGIWLALLIALTMTLPQVNSVENFAGDELPTDMMSIEAKQIMKEQFASDAGVPLLMVWYEEAGLELADIANIQALYAKLETGPLEGQEALPPFAKLPPEAMLGALSENGRSLVTPVFFATDTNSKSFKKSLEQITAYTTEVMNENPYDKSLDEGGLLARFSGPVAISVDAASLFGSADIQLMIATVILILAILLAIYRSPILAFIPIIVVSIAFLVISPLLGYMSENGWIHKDAQAISIMIVLLFGAGTDYCLFLITKYRDKLLMESNKFIAIAEAVRDSAGAIFMSGFTVVIGLATLALADYGAFQRFAVPFSFGVLLTMIAVLTLLPALLSVLGRKAFWPFVPRTVEEEQLLAQKKGKEYKPRQESHAKMRKIGLFVTRKPWLVVITAGIFLLALAFTSTKIQYNYDLLSSFPEDIQSREGFALIEDNFSAGELAPVQIIIDTQGKSVDIGEQLRNLPYVATVQEPRVGSENTNIILYEVDLNKDPYSNEAMEDVEQMKQEVATIIDNKFWIGGETSEQLDTKKVQKDDEKLIQPVMIAIILAVLLLYLRAVITAIQLMLTVLVSFFAALGLGWLIIHYGLGHEAIASAIPLYSFVFIIALGNDYNIFMISDIWKNRHQGMDYKQAITEGVASTGAVITSAGLILAGTFAVLASLPIQLLVQFGIVTAVGVLLDTFIVRPLLVPALITLFGKWSYWPSRLGKKHN, encoded by the coding sequence ATGAAACACAATCCATTACAGCGTTTTGGAGAGATTGTTGGGGGCAAAAAAGGAAGATGGGCATTACTTGGAATATGGCTTGCTCTATTAATTGCTTTAACGATGACATTACCACAAGTAAATAGTGTCGAAAACTTCGCTGGTGATGAATTGCCTACTGATATGATGTCAATCGAAGCAAAGCAAATTATGAAGGAGCAATTTGCATCAGATGCTGGTGTGCCACTATTAATGGTGTGGTATGAGGAAGCGGGCTTAGAACTAGCAGATATAGCCAACATCCAAGCGCTATATGCAAAATTAGAGACTGGGCCATTAGAGGGGCAGGAGGCTTTACCACCTTTTGCGAAATTGCCTCCTGAGGCGATGCTAGGAGCTCTATCAGAAAACGGACGCTCACTTGTAACACCAGTCTTTTTTGCAACAGATACGAATTCAAAAAGCTTTAAAAAGAGCTTAGAACAAATAACAGCTTATACAACAGAGGTAATGAATGAAAATCCATATGACAAAAGCTTAGATGAAGGTGGCTTACTTGCTCGTTTTTCGGGTCCGGTCGCCATTTCAGTAGATGCAGCTTCACTTTTTGGATCAGCAGACATACAGTTAATGATTGCAACAGTTATTTTAATTTTAGCAATTTTATTGGCGATTTATCGCTCACCAATTTTAGCGTTTATTCCAATTATTGTAGTAAGTATCGCGTTTTTAGTCATTAGTCCATTGCTTGGTTATATGTCGGAAAATGGATGGATTCATAAAGATGCACAGGCAATTTCAATTATGATTGTGTTATTGTTTGGTGCAGGTACAGATTATTGCTTGTTTTTAATTACGAAATATCGCGATAAATTATTAATGGAAAGTAATAAATTTATAGCGATTGCTGAAGCTGTACGTGATTCAGCGGGTGCTATTTTTATGAGTGGCTTTACTGTTGTAATTGGCTTAGCGACACTTGCGTTAGCTGATTACGGTGCTTTTCAGCGTTTTGCTGTGCCATTTAGCTTTGGTGTGCTTTTAACGATGATTGCGGTATTGACTCTATTACCTGCGCTCCTTTCTGTATTAGGTCGCAAAGCGTTCTGGCCCTTTGTTCCACGGACAGTTGAAGAAGAACAGCTGCTTGCACAGAAAAAGGGGAAGGAATATAAGCCTCGTCAAGAAAGTCATGCTAAAATGCGCAAAATTGGTTTATTTGTTACACGTAAGCCTTGGCTTGTCGTTATAACAGCAGGTATCTTTTTACTGGCATTAGCCTTTACTTCAACAAAAATTCAATATAATTATGATTTACTTTCTTCTTTCCCAGAGGATATACAGTCACGTGAAGGTTTTGCATTGATTGAGGATAATTTTTCGGCAGGTGAATTAGCGCCTGTGCAAATTATTATTGATACACAAGGAAAGTCTGTGGATATTGGAGAGCAGCTTCGTAACTTACCGTATGTAGCAACCGTTCAGGAGCCGCGTGTAGGTAGTGAGAATACAAATATTATATTGTATGAGGTAGATTTGAATAAAGACCCATATTCAAACGAGGCTATGGAAGATGTTGAACAAATGAAGCAGGAAGTAGCAACTATTATAGATAATAAGTTTTGGATTGGTGGCGAAACGAGCGAGCAACTAGATACAAAGAAAGTGCAAAAGGATGATGAAAAGCTCATCCAGCCTGTGATGATTGCTATTATTTTAGCTGTACTTCTTTTATATTTACGTGCAGTTATTACGGCGATCCAATTAATGCTGACAGTACTCGTATCATTTTTTGCAGCCCTTGGTTTAGGCTGGCTTATTATTCATTATGGTTTAGGACACGAGGCGATAGCGAGTGCTATTCCGTTGTATTCGTTTGTATTTATTATTGCATTAGGCAATGACTACAACATTTTTATGATTTCGGATATTTGGAAAAATAGGCATCAAGGGATGGATTATAAGCAAGCGATTACGGAGGGGGTAGCGTCTACTGGTGCAGTCATTACGTCGGCAGGTTTAATTTTGGCAGGTACATTTGCCGTGTTAGCCTCATTACCAATTCAGCTATTAGTACAATTTGGTATCGTTACGGCTGTAGGTGTTTTATTAGATACGTTTATTGTTCGTCCGTTGCTCGTACCAGCTCTTATTACTCTATTTGGGAAATGGTCTTACTGGCCAAGTCGCTTGGGGAAAAAACATAATTAA
- a CDS encoding methyltransferase domain-containing protein, with protein MQLTIYCETPYAKEISYLFAKNPNNLHERHEKGHAVRFVYHKLTAHEVEATIFVTPDPLALVGHERAYDITHYINDRSFAASSIFLSLIRKMLGTALNGKPQEQYVAFAEQAFPFTFEFGPIATELTNEEIQQLFTPLGFSVEIEAISAAQRARFIKISALTTLQQALQQLFVLIPVMDDYKHYFIDEAERERLERYGEGWLEQHPEKDFIYKKALRFRHLINAQPTSTAKPLLSTQRYEAIVEQVKKLPHQSVVDFGAGEGKLTALLSELSTIQELIAVEPSEAAIRKATKRFEELDTVIMPRIQWGSLFYHDYTLAHKDILILCEVIEHINEERLPKVISMLLQQYAPKALIITTPNADYNKVYKLEEMRHEDHRFEWTRQQFESWCAAMAQNTPYSATFYGIGEQHTAHGTPTQMCIFKRTEGL; from the coding sequence ATGCAATTAACTATTTATTGCGAAACCCCATATGCGAAAGAAATTTCTTATTTATTCGCTAAAAATCCAAATAATTTACATGAAAGACATGAAAAAGGACATGCTGTACGCTTCGTTTATCATAAGCTAACAGCGCATGAGGTAGAGGCTACCATTTTTGTGACCCCTGACCCGCTCGCGCTCGTTGGACATGAACGTGCATACGATATTACACATTATATTAATGACCGCAGCTTTGCGGCGAGCAGTATTTTTTTATCGCTTATTCGCAAAATGCTCGGCACTGCGCTAAATGGTAAACCACAGGAGCAGTACGTAGCATTCGCTGAACAGGCTTTCCCTTTCACCTTTGAATTTGGTCCTATAGCTACGGAGCTCACAAACGAAGAAATTCAGCAGTTGTTTACACCACTTGGTTTCAGTGTTGAAATAGAGGCAATTTCAGCCGCGCAACGAGCGCGCTTTATTAAAATTAGTGCATTAACTACTTTGCAGCAGGCATTGCAACAACTTTTTGTCCTTATTCCCGTAATGGATGATTATAAGCATTATTTTATTGATGAGGCGGAGCGCGAACGATTGGAGCGTTATGGTGAGGGCTGGCTAGAGCAGCATCCCGAGAAAGATTTTATTTATAAAAAAGCATTACGCTTCCGTCATCTAATTAATGCACAGCCTACTTCTACAGCAAAGCCTTTACTCAGTACACAGCGCTATGAGGCAATTGTCGAGCAAGTCAAAAAACTACCGCATCAATCTGTTGTCGATTTTGGGGCTGGTGAAGGGAAATTAACAGCCCTACTAAGTGAGCTATCAACAATTCAAGAGCTCATTGCAGTAGAGCCAAGCGAGGCTGCCATTCGAAAAGCAACAAAGCGCTTTGAGGAGCTTGACACAGTTATAATGCCACGCATTCAATGGGGCTCATTATTCTATCATGACTATACTTTAGCCCACAAGGATATTCTAATTTTATGCGAGGTGATTGAGCATATTAATGAGGAACGCTTACCAAAAGTTATATCAATGCTACTGCAGCAATATGCGCCAAAAGCATTAATTATTACTACTCCGAATGCGGATTACAATAAAGTATATAAGCTAGAGGAGATGCGTCATGAAGATCACCGCTTCGAATGGACGCGTCAACAATTTGAAAGCTGGTGTGCTGCAATGGCACAGAATACTCCTTATTCAGCTACCTTTTACGGCATTGGCGAACAACACACAGCGCACGGTACACCAACACAAATGTGCATTTTTAAACGAACGGAGGGACTGTAA
- a CDS encoding AAA family ATPase: protein MQLHLPHAAIVLCIGPSNSGKSTFLQNLVANNSIALSEIVSSDDYRMTVADIDFINFQGASKQEADLLYEQYAAISAETFHIMEQIIIARAKLNRLTFVDATHLNAKEREIYFTIAKRQHIAIYGLLFDVPLEQLLARDKERQRPRGAARIKQQVRKLKDEKRLLKKEPFTKLYTIRPEEQVEVIRHPSDLHIELGAGVDIIGDIHGCYDEMMALIKKLGYIEENGLYKHPEGRKLISVGDIMSRGPKSLATMQFWLKQIESGLSYMTDSNHGWKIARWLDGKSVQLAHGDEMVEQEMQHFEQQHGANDTAQLKERLAKMLLHAPSHYIILENGIGKAIVTHAGIKDHYIGKNSPRIRDFCRYGDVIGTSDTGRPIRADWYTNHQTSELIIWGHEPKLKPLKINNTINIDQGVVFGGQLTALRYPEGTFEAVDAYENYAGEQQNPLLEAAEKHFQAPNIYAFLNGFEVATTHGENVWIGDGYAKAAIDTISHYTVPMEQLVYIPPTMSPTPQTSQHEDYLEHPLEAFAYYKKHGLTQLIAEKKHMGSRAVFLLFKDEQIAKEWVDSETLGIITTRTGRAFFAPEAHAIIVQKLHAELVAKNYFEKMGTDFVLLDAEILPWNLKAQSLIDKQYAHVAEHALMDRQKLATKLQTTLVDVADWQKQYKELLRNAVRFDAVYQNYCWSVDDLSSIQVAPFHILAHSNGTCFHQPHTWHMEMNHWLAQNSTIFIPTEYKVIENEQDEQKVIEWWEEMTAVGHEGIVIKPLAFIPKSKGKLIQPAIKVRGREYLRIIYGMDYTDPHQLTQLKKRNPSKKMKHALQEFALGLEGIERFVQKESMARIHECVLATLALESDAVDPRL from the coding sequence ATGCAGCTTCATTTACCACATGCAGCCATTGTGCTATGTATTGGTCCATCTAATAGTGGAAAATCAACATTTTTGCAAAATCTTGTTGCCAATAATAGCATTGCACTAAGCGAAATCGTTAGCTCAGACGATTATCGAATGACGGTCGCAGACATTGATTTTATCAATTTTCAAGGGGCTTCGAAGCAAGAAGCCGATTTATTATACGAGCAATATGCAGCCATTTCAGCAGAAACATTTCATATAATGGAGCAGATTATTATTGCGAGAGCAAAACTGAATCGCTTAACATTTGTGGATGCGACACATTTGAACGCCAAGGAGCGTGAAATATATTTTACTATTGCCAAAAGACAGCATATAGCCATTTACGGTTTACTCTTTGACGTACCACTAGAACAATTATTAGCACGTGATAAGGAGCGCCAGCGACCTAGAGGAGCAGCACGCATTAAACAACAAGTTCGCAAACTAAAGGATGAAAAGCGCTTGCTAAAAAAGGAGCCCTTCACAAAGCTTTATACAATTCGACCAGAGGAGCAAGTCGAGGTAATTCGCCACCCCTCAGATTTACACATTGAGCTTGGCGCAGGGGTTGATATTATTGGAGATATTCACGGCTGTTATGATGAAATGATGGCTCTTATCAAAAAGCTAGGTTATATCGAGGAAAACGGCCTTTATAAGCATCCAGAGGGACGTAAGCTGATTTCCGTCGGCGATATTATGAGCCGCGGTCCAAAATCACTCGCAACAATGCAATTTTGGCTGAAGCAAATTGAGTCAGGGCTAAGCTATATGACAGATAGTAATCACGGCTGGAAAATTGCGCGCTGGCTAGATGGAAAAAGCGTACAGTTAGCACATGGAGATGAAATGGTTGAGCAAGAAATGCAGCACTTCGAGCAACAGCACGGTGCGAATGACACAGCGCAATTAAAAGAACGCCTTGCTAAAATGCTATTGCATGCACCTTCTCATTATATTATTTTGGAAAATGGAATTGGTAAAGCTATCGTTACACACGCTGGTATCAAAGACCATTATATTGGAAAAAACTCACCGCGCATTCGCGATTTTTGCCGTTACGGCGATGTTATTGGAACAAGTGACACAGGACGACCGATTCGTGCAGATTGGTACACTAATCACCAAACATCTGAATTAATTATTTGGGGGCACGAGCCAAAGCTAAAGCCCTTAAAAATTAACAATACAATTAATATCGACCAAGGTGTCGTCTTCGGTGGACAGCTCACAGCACTGCGCTATCCTGAAGGTACCTTCGAGGCAGTGGATGCCTACGAGAATTATGCAGGTGAGCAACAAAACCCTTTATTAGAAGCAGCAGAAAAGCATTTCCAAGCACCAAATATTTATGCTTTCTTAAACGGCTTTGAGGTTGCTACGACACATGGCGAAAATGTTTGGATTGGCGACGGCTATGCGAAAGCCGCAATCGACACCATTTCACACTACACTGTACCAATGGAGCAGCTTGTTTATATTCCGCCAACGATGAGCCCAACACCACAAACATCACAGCATGAAGATTATTTAGAGCATCCTTTAGAGGCTTTTGCCTATTATAAAAAGCATGGCTTGACGCAGCTTATTGCGGAGAAAAAGCATATGGGAAGTCGCGCTGTATTTTTACTTTTCAAAGATGAGCAAATTGCAAAAGAATGGGTCGATAGCGAGACGCTTGGCATTATTACAACACGCACTGGGCGAGCCTTTTTCGCACCAGAAGCTCACGCTATCATCGTGCAAAAGTTACACGCAGAATTAGTTGCCAAAAACTATTTCGAAAAAATGGGAACAGATTTCGTTTTATTAGATGCGGAAATATTACCTTGGAACTTAAAGGCTCAGTCGCTTATCGATAAACAGTATGCACACGTTGCAGAACATGCTTTAATGGACCGCCAAAAGCTAGCTACAAAGCTACAAACAACACTTGTCGATGTCGCTGATTGGCAAAAGCAATATAAGGAGCTACTCCGCAACGCCGTACGTTTCGATGCAGTTTATCAAAATTATTGTTGGTCTGTAGATGATTTATCAAGCATTCAAGTTGCTCCATTCCATATACTTGCACATAGCAACGGAACGTGCTTCCATCAGCCACATACATGGCATATGGAAATGAATCATTGGCTTGCTCAAAATTCAACTATCTTTATTCCAACAGAGTATAAAGTCATTGAGAACGAGCAGGATGAGCAAAAAGTGATTGAATGGTGGGAGGAAATGACGGCAGTCGGTCACGAAGGAATCGTCATTAAGCCACTAGCCTTTATCCCTAAAAGCAAAGGGAAACTTATTCAACCAGCAATTAAAGTGCGGGGGCGTGAATATTTGCGCATTATTTATGGAATGGACTATACAGACCCGCACCAGCTAACCCAACTAAAAAAGCGCAATCCAAGCAAGAAAATGAAACATGCCTTGCAAGAATTCGCTCTAGGCTTAGAGGGCATCGAGCGCTTCGTCCAAAAAGAAAGCATGGCACGCATACATGAATGTGTACTAGCTACATTAGCACTAGAAAGTGACGCGGTAGACCCTCGACTATAG